The genomic window CCTCCTCGCCGCCGCCGCTGCTGCTCACGAGGCCCACCACCATCACCATGACGGCGACCGTGATCCACTCCCCCATGCGCCGCTTCACCTCACCGCCGGTGTAGGAGGCCCATTCGCCCGGCTCGTACACCCAGTGCGCCAGCACCCGCTCGCCCGATGGGAGCGTGGGCGGGACCGGCGTCGGTACGACGTCGCCGGGGCGCGAGGGCGCGGACGGCACCGTCTGGGGCGCGAGGGCGGCGGGGCGGGAGCCGACGGCCGCGCGGATGGCGTTCTGGTGCGCGGTCTCCTCGACGACGGCGCGGCGCCACTTCACCAGCATGTGGATGCCGCTCAGCAGCAGGGTCAGGCCGGCGGCGGCCATCACCATGAACACGATGCGCATCTCGCCCGTCTCCGCCAGCGAGCCCACGACCCCCAGCAGCAGGAGGATCGGCGACATGCACAGCACCAGCGCCGCGGATACCGCGTTCATCGGGTGGGACGAGTTGATCATCGGAGCCGCTCCTGCCCCATTCTGGACCTCCGCGCCGCGGACGCGGGGCGCGCATGCGGCAGGCGCCCGAAACGTCTGCCGTCTCGGGCGCAACGTTGCATCCGGAATGGCCGGATCACAAGAGTGATGAAAGGGACGCCCCCGGCGCGCCACCGCGCCCAAGCAACGGCGTGCATCCGGGCGGTGGGCCGAAAGGTGCGCGCACTCGCGATTGACACGGAACGGCGCCTGCGGCATCATTCACAATCCCTTCCAACCTGGTGTGCCGCAGGCACCTTCCGGGGTGCTCGCCATCACCCATTTCCGCTCGAATACGGTGCACGACTACGAGGTGGAACGGCTCCGGCTGGCGGCGCCCCGCGTCGCGCTGGCGGAGCACGCGTCCCGGGCGGCCGGATGACGACACCGGACACGGCCTCCGCGGACGACCTGGGGGCGCTGATCCGCGCGGCGGCCACCCGGCCGCTGAGCGCGGACGAGGCGGAGCGGGCCTTCAACGAGGTGATGGAGGGGCGCGCCACCCCCGTGCAGATGGCGGCGCTCCTGGTCGCCATCCGCGTGCGCGGCGCGGTCCCGAGCGAGGTGGCGGGCGGCGTGCGCGCGCTGCGCCGCGCGATGATCCCCGTCCCCACCGACGCGGCGGGGCTGGTGGACACCTGCGGCACGGGCGGCGGCGCGATCACCACCTTCAACATCTCCACCGCGGCGGCGCTGTTGGCGGCGGGGGCGGGGGTGCGCGTGGCGAAGCACGGCAACCGCTCCTTCACCTCCCGCTGCGGCAGCGCCGACGTGCTGGAGGCGCTCGGCGTGCGGCTGGACCTGCCGCCGGACCGCGAGGCGCAGGTGCTGGAGGAGTGCGGGATCGTCTTCATGTTCGCGCCGCTTCACCACCCGGCCATGAAGCACGTGGGCCCCATCCGCCGCGAGCTGGGGATGCCGACGCTGATGAACGTCCTGGGCCCCGTCACCAACCCCGCCGGCGCGCGGCGGCAGGTGGTCGGCGTCTCCGACCCCGCGCTCCTGGAGCTGATCGCGGGCGCGCTGGCGGAACTGGGCCACGAGCGCGCGCTGGTCGTCCACGGTGAGCCGGGCCTCGACGAGGTGAGCCCCATCGGCACCACCGAGATCCTGGAGGTGAACGCCGGCGCCGTCACACGCCGCACCTTCGACCCCGCCACGCTCGGCTGGGAGCCGTTCACCGCGCGTGGCCTGGAGGGCGGCGATCCGCAGGACAACGTCCGCACCGTCGTCTCCGTGCTGCGCGGCGAGACGGGGGGCGTCGCGCGCGCCGCCGTGGTCCTCAACGCCGGCGCCGCCATCTACGTCTCCGGCCAGGCGGCCTCGCTGGAAGATGGCATCGCCTCCGCCGGCGCCGCCCTCGACGCGGGCCGCGGCTGGGACGCCCTCCAGCACCTCCGCGACGCTTCGCGACGCTAAGCTTCGTTTCCACAACCACTTCGCCCCTGCCGCGCTCGTCCGCGGCAGGGGCGATCTGTTTTGTCCCCAATCCAGATCTTAGGATCAGCTTCTTACCACTCTACGATAAGAGTATTGACGAGTATCAATATCCCTGTTATTGATAATCGAGATGTGCTCGTCTCGCACTTCAACGCGGAGGAAGGTCCCGTGCCCCGACCGTACCCCGATGCCCTGGCACTCACCCGGCGAGTCCTGCGGATCGTGATCGTGCTGAACCTGCTGCTGGGCTTCCTGATCCTGGCGCTGCTGATCGCCACGCTCGTCGCACAGACGTTCGTGGTCGCCGCGCTCGGTGTGCCGCCGAGAAATCAGAGCGCGGCGCTGATCCTGGGGATGCGCCTCGTGATGGTGCTCGGCATCGCCTCGGTTCCGCTCGCGCACCTCGTCCTCAAGCGCCTGCAGGCCATCGTGGACACGGTTGGGCAGTCGGATCCGTTCGTGGCGGAGAACGCGGTGCGGATGCGGACGATCGCGTGGGCGGTGCTGGGGATGGAGCTCATGCACCTCGCGATCGGCGTGATCGCGGCCGCCGTGTCCACCCGGGAGCAGCCGTTCGACGTCGATTGGAGCTTCTCCTTCACGCCCTGGGTCGCGGTGCTGCTGCTCTTCGTGCTCGCGCGCGTCTTCGAGCAGGGCGCCCTCATGCGCGACGACCTGCAGGGAACGGTCTGAGATGCCGATCATCGTGAAGCTCGACGACATGCTCTACGCGCGCCGGATGACGCTCACGGAGCTGTCGGAGCGCATCGGGATCACGCTCGCCAACCTGTCGATCCTCAAGACCGGCAAAGCGCGCGCGGTCCGCTTCTCCACGCTGGAGGCGATCTGCGAGGCGCTGCAGTGCCAGCCGGGCGACCTGCTCGCGTTCAGCGACGGCTCGGAGCCGCCCGCCTCATGAGTACCACCACCCACCACACCAGCCGCCCCGGCGCAGGGGCGAAGGAGCGCACCATGCACGAACTGTCCACTTTGCGGCTCAACCTGCTGCGCGCGATGTACCTGATCATCGCCGTGGGCATGGGCAGCCAGATCTGGCCGCTGATCCTGGGCCCCAAGATGCCGGAGCACATGCGCGGCGTCGTCTGGTCGATGCTCGGCGCGCTCACGGTCCTGTCGCTGTTGGGGCTTCGCTACCCGGTCCGGATGATGCCGCTGCTCATCTTCGAGCTCGCGTGGAAGTGCGTCTGGGTCGCTGCATTCGGCATCCCGCTCTGGTCGGCCGGCCGCCTGGACGCCGGCACCTCGGAGACGCTCTTTTCCTGCATGTTCGGCGTGGTCCTGGTTCCGCTCGTGCTCCCCTGGCCCTACATCTTTGCGACGTACCTAAAGGCTCCGGGCGACCCCTGGCGGCGGCCTTCGGCACCTCGCACGAGCGGAGTGGTCTCGCTGGAGAGCTGAGGCGCGCGTGGTTCTCGGCCTCTCCCGCCGGCCTCTTAGCCCGCGCAGTAGATCCTTCGCTCCGCGCCAGAGGCCTGAGCACGGGAGAGGACTAAGCAGCGCGTCGCTCAGGATGACAAAATGGGTGGGGCGGCCCTCACGGGAGCACGGCCCCGCGCAAACGCCCGCTGTGCCCGAGACCGCTTCAGCGGTCTTCGCGTGGTTCCAGCCGGGGGATTTATCCCCCGGCGTTGCGACGCCCCCGGCGCTAATCCCCCGGCACACGCAAAACGCCCCCGCCAGGACCGAGATCCAGGCGGGGGGGCGCGTTCACCAGATCCCGCGAGCTACAGCGTGAAGACCGCGCGCAGGTCCCACGGGCCGGGGATCGGCGGGGGGGTCGCCGGGTCGAGGACCATCATGCGGCGGCCCTCCTTGGAGATCCGCCCCACCACGAACGGTACCGGCTGCGCGTCCTTCATCGTCGTCGCTCCCAGGGAATGGTTGGGCCGCACCGCGGACCGGGCCAGCCCGCCCAGCCGCCGCGCACGGGCGCGGAGGAGCGGGCGGCGGGCACGGACCGGCACGGGATCAGTACTTACGGATGACGCCGACCACGATCCCCTGGATCTGCACCGCATCCGCCGGGAAGTACATCGGCTCCATGGTGGGGTTGGCCGGTTGCAGGCGCACCTTGCCGTCCTTCTCCCGGTAGAACTTCTTGACCGTGGCGGAGCCGCCCACCGTCCCATCCGAGACCAGCGCCACCACCATCTCCCCGTTGTCCGCCGTCTGGCGGGAGTTGACGATGATGTAGTCGCCGTCGCGGATCTGCTCGTCGATCATGGAGTCTCCCTTGACGCGGAGGACGTAGTTGTTGCCGCGCCGCACCATGTCGTGGGGAACCGTGACCGTCTCCTGCAGGCCGTCCGTCACCTCCAGCGGGAGACCCGCCGCGACGGTGCCCATCAGGGGGAGCTCGATGGCCGGAGCGTGCAGGTCCGCGCGGACCACTTCAAGAGACCGGCTCTTGTTGTAGTTCTTCCGCAGGAAGCCCTTTTGCTCCAGATTGGTGAGATGCTCGTGGACGGTCGCCAGCGAGGAGTATTGGAAGTGCTCCGCAATCTCCTCGTAGCTCGGGGAGTACCCGTTCGTCTCCACGAAGGATTCGACGTAGTCCAGGATCTGCCGCTGCTTCTTCGTGAGCGCCATTGCGCCTCCGGCTGTTGATATCGGGGTTGCATCCGAACAGGCACCGAAGCAATATACCCGAACGCAAACCGAAGCGCAAGCAATCAATTTTCCGTGATCTCAAACATCCTGGACCGCATCGTCGCCACCAAGCGCGAGGAGCTGCGCGGCCTTGCCGGAACCGCCCCCGAACTGCGCTCCCGCGCGGCCGACGCGCCGCCTCCGCGGGGCTTCGCCACTTCGCTGCGCCGTCCCGGCGAGGTGCGCCTGCTGGCCGAGGTGAAGCGCCGCTCCCCGTCCGCCGGCGAGATCCGCCCCGGCGCAGATCCGGCCGAGGTCGCCCGCGCGTACCAGCAGGGCGGGGCGGCGGCCGTCTCCGTGCTCACCGACCGCGAGTACTTCGGCGGCGACCTGGACGCCCTCCGCAGCGTGGCGTCCGCGGTGGCGCTCCCCGTCATCCGCAAGGACTTCGTCATCGACCCGCTGCAGGTGTGGGAGGCGCGCGGCGCGGGGGCGGACGCGGTGCTGCTGATCGTGCGCATCCTGGACGACGAGCTCCTGCGCGAGCTTCACGCGCAGATCCGCGAGCTGGGGATGGACGCGCTGGTGGAGGCGCACAACCCGGACGAGGTGGAGCGCGCCCTTGCCGCCGGCGCTACCCTGCTGGGGATCAACAACCGCGATCTGGACACTTTCGTCACCGATCTGGACCTGTCGGTGCGGCTGGCCGGCGCGGTGCCCGCCGGGGTGACGCTGGTGGCGGAGAGCGGGATCCGCGCGGCTTCGGACGTGGACCGGCTCGGCGCGGCCGGTGTAGACGCAATCCTCGTGGGCGAGTCGCTGATGCGGCAGGAGGACCTGCGCGCCGCGGCCGCCGCCCTGGCCGGGCGCCCCAAGGTGGAGCGGGTGTGACGCATCCCGAGGTCAAGGTCTGCGGCCTGACGCGCCACGAGGACGCGCGGGTTGCAGCCGAAGCCGGCGCCGCGTACCTGGGCGCCGTTTTCGCGCCCGGCGGCCGCCGCACGGTGACGCCGGAGGCCGCTCGCGTTATTTTTGGCGATCTCCCCGCGCGCAGGGTCGGCGTCTTTGTGGACGCTTCGCTTGACGAGCTGGAGGCCGCCGGGCGCGCGGCCGGGCTCGACGTGGTGCAGCTTCACGGCGACGAGACGCCGGAGCTGGCGGCGGAGCTCCGGGCCCGCGGCTGGACGGTGTGGAAGGCGCTGCGCCCCCGCACCGGCGCCGAGCTGGCGGCCGAGGCGCCGCGCTGGGCCGGCTCGGTGGACGCGCTCCTCCTGGACGGCTTCAGCACCGCGGCCCGCGGCGGCACCGGCGCATCGTTCCCGTGGGCCGAGGTCGCCGCGCACCGCGACGCCGTCCCGGACGGGGTCGCCCTGATCGCGGCCGGCGGCCTGCGCCCCGAGAACGTGGCCGAGGCGGCCGCCATCCTCCACCCCGACGTGGTGGACGTGAGCTCGGGAGTCGAATCGGCCCCCGGCCTCAAGGACGGGGAAGCGGTGCGCCGGTTCATCCAGGCGGCCCATTCCCCATTCCCCATTCCCCATTCCCGGCAGTCCTGATGTCCCAGGCAGCACCCGTGGCGCGCGAACAACGCGCCGGACGCTTCGGCGAATACGGCGGACGCTTCGTCCCCGAGACCCTGATCACCGCGCTGGACGAGCTGGAGGAGGTGTACGCCGCCGCCGCGGCCGACCCGGCGTTCTGGGACGAGCTGCACGCCCTGTGGCGCGACTTCGTGGGGCGGCCCACACCGCTGTACCGCGCCCGCCGCCTGGGCGAGGCGGCCGGCGCGGACGTGTGGCTGAAGCGCGAGGACCTCAACCACACCGGCGCGCACAAGATCAACAACTCGCTGGGGCAGGTGCTGCTGGCGCGGCGGATGGGGAAGGAGCGCATCATCGCCGAGACCGGGGCGGGGCAGCACGGGGTGGCCACCGCCACCGCCTGCGCCCTGTTCGGCCTGCGGTGCATCGTGTACATGGGCGAGGAGGACGTGCAGCGCCAGGCGCTCAACGTCTACCGGATGAAGCTGCTGGGAGCCGAGGTCCGCCCCGTCTCCAGCGGCACGCGCACCCTCAAGGACGCCACCAACGAGGCGATCCGCGACTGGGTCACCAACGTTGCCGACACGCACTACATCATCGGCTCCGTCGTCGGCCCGGACCCGTATCCGCGCATGGTGCGCGACTTCCAGAGCATCATCGGCCGCGAGACGCGCGAGCAGATGCTGGCCGTCGAGGGCCGCCTCCCGGTCGCGGTGGTGGCGTGCGTGGGTGGCGGCTCCAACGCCATCGGCATGTTCCACCCCTTCGTCGGCGACGAGGGTGTGGAGCTGGTCGGCGTGGAGGCCGCGGGCGAGGGGCTCGACACGCAGCGCCATGCCGCCACGCTGACCCTGGGCAAGCCGGGCGTCCTCCACGGCTGCCTGAGCTACCTCCTGCAGGACGATGCGGGCCAGGTCGCCCCCGCGCACTCCGTCTCCGCCGGCCTCGACTACCCGGGCGTGGGCCCCGAGCACTCCGCCCTCAAGGACCAGGGCCGCGCCACCTACGCCGCCGTCACGGACGCGGAGGCCCTCGACGCCTTCGGCCGCCTCGCGCGACTCGAAGGCATCATCCCCGCCCTCGAAACCGCCCACGCCATCGCCTACGTGCTGCGCGAGGGTGCGAAGTGGGCCGGCAAGGGGCCTGTCGTCATCTGTCTGAGCGGGCGGGGGGACAAGGACGTGGCGCAGGTGGCGGCGATGGGGACGGCAGTGCGTTAGTGCGTTAGTGCGTTAGTGCGCTGGACCGGGGTGGAGCGTCGGTTTTGGAGCCCCGTTTCACGAGCGCCGGTCCAGGCGATGTCCGCCTCCGCGGACTCGGGCCGATGCCTGCGATGCGCGAGACCGCTTCAGCGGTCTTCCCGTGGTTCCAGCCGGGGGATTCATCCCCCGGTTGCGGCGGCGATGCGCCCGCGCCGACCCGCCCCCGCCGCACCGATCCACGCCCCCGAACCTGCGAAGGCAGGTTTCCCGCGGTGGTTGCAGCGGTTTCAACCGCCGGCCCCCCACATCCCGTCGCCTTCGGTCCGAGGTCTTTCTGCCGCGCTTGCAAGAGGTTGTGCGGCGTACCGCGGGCGGCTAAACTGTTGCATCCTTCCCAAAGCCCCGCCCGCATGTCCGATTCACTCCTCCAGACCAGCGCCAGCGCATCTTCGGCCGCCCACATGGCCGCGGACCCGTTGCGCGCGGAAGTCAGGGAGGTGGTGCAGGGGATCTCCAAGGCGCTGCGGGCGCACCTGCTGTACGAGGGGAAGAGCCCCGCGCTGGACCGCTTCATGGAGCTGCTCGCCGCGCGCATGGCGCAGCTCTGGGAGCAGATGCCGCACCTGACGCTCTCGGTTGAGGAGCGCGAGCTGCACTGGCACGGCGCCGCCGTCTTCCAGAGCGACGAGCGCGACAACCTCGCCTTCCTCCTCTACCGCGACGGGGTGCGCGAGATCACGCTGCGCCGCGGCTTCGAGGAGGAAGAGCTCCAGCGGCTCGTGGAGATCCTGGCCCACGCGCACCAGGTGCGCGGCGCGGATGTGGACGACCTTCTCACCATCTTCTGGGAGAAGGACTGGCTCTGCTTCCGCTACCGCTACGTGGAGGCGCTCCCGGACGGGGTGCACCTTCCCGATGCGGTTTCGGGCGAGACGAAGACGGTGGCCGCGCCGCGCGCGGAGGCGGAGCAGGCACCCCGCGCCACCGTCACCACCGACGACTTCCGCGAGGCGGTCTACTTCCTCGACCAGACGGAGCTGAACCGCCTGGCCGCCGAGGTGCGCGCCGAGATGGAGCGCGACCTGTGGACGGGAGTGCTCACGGCGCTCTTCGACCGGCTGCAGGACGGCACGCACGCGCGGCAGGAGCAGGTGATGGAGGTGCTGGGCGACGCCATTCCCACGCTGCTGGGCGCGGCGCGGGTGGACCTGGCGGCGTACGTGGTGGGGGAGATGGTCTCCGTCGCCACGACGGCGCGGCTGGCGCCGGGGGTGCTGCGCGGGGTGCGCGCCCTCTTCGCCCAGCTCGCCGAGCCCGCCACCGTCGCCGAGCTGGTGCGCACCGTGGAAGAGGCCGGCGAACGGGTGCGCGACGACGACCTCTCCACCCTCCTCTCCTTCTTCCCCCCCGAAGCGCTGGGCCCCCTCGTCCGCGCCGCGGAGAGCAGCGGCTCGCAGCGCGTGCGCGCCACCGTGCAGAGCGCCGCCGAGCGCCTGGGCGACGCCAACCGCGAGCACCTGGTGCGCCTGCTGGCCGAGGCGGACGCGACGCTGGTGACTGGCGCCGCGCGGCTCGTCGGGCGGCTCCGCGTGCAGACGGCGGCGGGTGAGGTCACGCGCCTCCTGTCGCGCTCCGAGGCGGCGGTGCGGCTGGCGGCGGTGGAGGCGCTGCAGGAGATCCGCTCGCCGTCGTCGGCGGGGGCGCTGGAGGCGGCGCTGGAGGACGTGGACCGCGAGGTGCGCGTGGCCGCCGCACGCGCGCTCGGCACGCTGCGCTACGCCCCCGCGCGCCCCAAGCTGGAGGCCGCGCTCGACTCCAGGCGCCTGCGCGACTCCGAGCTCTCGGAGCGCATCGCCTTCTTCGAGGCGTACGGCGGCGTGGCGGGCGCGGAGGGGGTGCCGGTGCTGGACCGCGTGCTCAACGGCAAGAGCTGGCTGGGCCGCCGCGAGTCCGGGGAGACGAGGGCCTGCGCGGCGCTGGGCCTGGGCCGCATCCGCCACCCCGCCGCCGAGAAGGCGCTCAACGCCGCCGCCGCCGATGCGGACCCCGTGGTGCGGAGCGCGGTGGGCCGCGCCCTGCGGACGATGCGCCAGTGAGCGCCCCGGCCACCTCCACCGCGGCGCACTCCGGCGACGAGCGCTTGGTGCAGCAGCGAGGCCGCGAACTCCTCTTCGCCATGGCGTCCGCCACGCGCGCCCTCCAGCTCTACCCGCTGGAGAACCAGGCGGTGGTCAACGCCCTGGCCGAGCTGGACGCCACCGCGCGCGCCCTGCTGGACCAGGAGGGCGAGCTCTCCGTGCGCTACGTGGGCGACTTCTTCTTCGTCAACGACGTGCGGCTGCGCATCGACCTCGCCAGCTACGCCACGTTCGGGCTCGTGGGCCGCGCGCTGCACCGGCACGGGATCGGCACGGTGGAGGCGTTCCCCGGCGCGGGGGCGGGGGAGTGGACGGCGTTCCTGTCGCTGCTGATGGCGGAGCCGCACGCGGACGACCGCTTCGGCCACTTCGCGGAGCGGCTGGCCCGCAGCGCCGTCCTGCACCTGGCCGTGCACCCGGACCAGGATCGCGACCCGGAGACGGACGAGAACGCCCGTCAGATGGCGAAGCGCGCCTACGCCCACACCGTCGCCGTCGCGCGCGAGACGATGTCGGCGCTGCGCATGGGCAAGGGCGTCTCCATCCGCCCGGTGAAGCGCGCGGTGCAGTCCATCGTGGACCAGGTGCTCACCAACGAGAGCTCCATCTTCGGCCTCACCACGCTGCGCGACTACGACGAGTACACCTTCACCCACTCGGTGAACGTGTGCATCTTCTCGGTGGCGCTGGGGAAGAAGCTGGGCTTCGACAAGCATCAGCTGTACGAGCTGGGGCTGGGGGCGCTGCTGCACGACGTGGGCAAGGCGAAGATGCCGTGGGAGCTGATCAACAAGACCGGCCCCCTGACCACCGACGAGTTCAAGGTGATGCAGGAGCACCCCACGGAGGGGCTCCTCACCCTCTTCGCGATGCGGGGGCTGGCCGAGCTGCCGCTGCGAGCGATGCTGGTGGCGTACGAGCACCACATGAAGATCGACCAGACGGGCTACCCACGCTCGGTGAGGCCGCGCACCCCCTCGCTCTTCGGGCGCATCGTGGCGGTGGCGGACGGCTTCGACGCGGCGACCACCAAGCGCAGCTACCAGGCGCAGCCCTGGCCCGCCGACCACGTGCTGCGCGAGATGCGCGACAACCAGACGCGCGGCTTCGATCCGCTGATCGTGAAGGCGTTCATCAGCATGACGGGCATCTATCCGGTGGGCTCGCTGGTCATCCTGGACAGCTACGAGCTCGCCGTGGTGGTGGCCGCCAGCACCCGGCCGGATGCCATGCACCAGCCCACGGTGCGCATCATCCACGACTCCATGGGGATACCGCTCGACCCGGCGCCCCTGCTCGACCTCACGCAGCTGAACCCCGCCACGGGCGAGCCGCTGCGATCCATCATCAAGACCACCGATCCTGAGCGGTACGGAATCCATGTCGGCGACTATTTCGTCTGACCGAATGACCCTCGCGGACGCCTTCGCCGCCTGCCGCGCGCAGGGGCGGGCCGCCCTGATCCCCTACATCACCGCCGGCCACCCCTCACCCGCGGACACTCCAGCCCTCCTGCGCATGCTGGCCGAGGAGGGCGCCGACGTCATCGAGCTGGGCGTGCCGTTCAGCGACCCGCTGGCGGACGGGCCCACCATCCAGCGGTCGTCGTTCCAGGCGATCGAGCAGGGGGTGGACCTGCGCTGGACGCTGGAGCGGCTGGCCGAGTTCCGCGCCACGCACTCCACGCCGGTCGTCATCTTCACGTACCTGAACCCCATCCTGCGCCACGGCGTCGCGCGCTTCCTGGCGGATGCGGCGCACGCGGGCGCGCAGGGGGTGCTGGTGACGGACCTCCCCGTGGGCGCCGATCCGGAGCTGGAGGCCGCCTTCGCCGCATCGCCGCTCGACCTGATCCGCCTGATCGCCCCCACCACGCTCCCCGCCCGCGTCAGGGTGATCGCGGCGGCGGCGCGCGGCTTCGTGTACTACGTCTCGCGCACGGGCGTGACGGGGGCGCAGATGTCGCTCGCCGCCGGTCTGGCCGCCGAGGTGGACGCCGTCCGCGCCGCCACGTGTGTCCCGGTGGCGGTGGGCTTCGGCATCTCCACCCCGGAGCAGGCCGCCGTCGTCGCCGCAAACGCGGACGGCGTGGTGGTGGGGAGCGCGCTGGTGGACCTGCTGGGGCGCGCCGGCGTGGAGGGCGCGCGTCCCCTGGTGCGCGGGCTGCGCGCCGCGGTCCAGCGCCCGGGCTGAGATGGACACGGAGCGGGAGATGCCCTCGGTGATGCACCGCGTGCTCGCCGGCTACGCGCGCGGCGTGCTGTACGCGGGCGCGCTGCTCACCGTGGCCGTCGCCGTGTTCTACCCGCCGCGAACCATGGCGGGGTGGATCGCCGCGCTCGCCGGGACCGTGGCGGTGGCGCTGCTGCGGCTGGGCGCGGTGCCGCTCTCCAAGTTCGCGTACGTCACCATGACGGTGGTGCCGGTGGCGCCGCTCGTGATGATGGGCGAGCCCGCCGCCGCCGTCCTCGCCGCCTACCTGGGCACCGTGGCCGGCGATGCGCTGCGCCGCAAGGACATGGCGCCCACGCTGATCAACGCCGGGCGCGAGTCGCTCGCCGCCGTGGCCGGCGCGGGGGTGTTCGCGGCCGTCGTTTCCATCCGCGAGCAGGTGTACCCGTCCGGCATCGGCAGCGACGTCCTCTCGGCGGAGTGGATCCCCACCGTCGTCGCCTTCCTCCTGGCGTACTTCGCGGCGAGCCGCGGGCTCTTCTACTTCTCGCTGGCGTACCGCGGCAAGCTGAGCCAGGCGGAGTGGATGATCATCTTCCGCTACGAGGTGATCTCCGCGTTCCTGGGGATCATCGCCGCGCTGGCGGTGGCGGCGGCGCTCACCATGTACGGCACGCACCTGGGATGGGCCTTCATCCTGGCGTTCGTGATCTTCGCCGGCCTCCTGGCGCGCGCCCTGGTGGTGGAGGCGATCGCGTCCGAGGAGCTGCGCAAGGTGGTGGCGATGGAGGCGGTGATCGCCGCCGGGATGACGCTGCGCGAGTCGCTGGAGCAGATCGAGCGGCTGGCGGCGCGGCTGGTGGAGTGGCGCTGGCTGCGCATCTACGCGGGCGATGGAAACGGGCTGGAGCCCATCTACCCCTCCGCCAACGGCAGCGGCCCCCTCGCCGAGGCGAGCGACCTGCACGTGGAGGCCGCCGGGCGCTCCGAGGCCCTCGTCGTCGCCGACCTGCGCCGCGATGGGCGCGTCGACGGCGAGGGCGCCCGCTCGCTCGTGCTGCAGCCGCTCCAGTACGGGCGCACCGTGCTTGGGGTGCTGGAGATCGCGCACCACCGTCCGCGCGCGTACGGGCCCAGCGAGGTGCGGCTGATCGAGCGCTTCGGCCGCCAGGTCTCGCTCGCCCTGCAGCTCGACTCGCTGGTGCGCCCCATGACGCAGAGCGCGGGCGAGGTGGAGGGACAGCTCCGCGAGCTGGGCGGTCGCCTGGCCGAGCTGCGCGCCAGCGGGGTGGAGGTGGCCGAGCACGCCGCCGCCATGGGCGAGCAGGTGGCCGACCAGGGCGAGCGCACCGC from Longimicrobium sp. includes these protein-coding regions:
- a CDS encoding HD domain-containing phosphohydrolase, producing the protein MSAPATSTAAHSGDERLVQQRGRELLFAMASATRALQLYPLENQAVVNALAELDATARALLDQEGELSVRYVGDFFFVNDVRLRIDLASYATFGLVGRALHRHGIGTVEAFPGAGAGEWTAFLSLLMAEPHADDRFGHFAERLARSAVLHLAVHPDQDRDPETDENARQMAKRAYAHTVAVARETMSALRMGKGVSIRPVKRAVQSIVDQVLTNESSIFGLTTLRDYDEYTFTHSVNVCIFSVALGKKLGFDKHQLYELGLGALLHDVGKAKMPWELINKTGPLTTDEFKVMQEHPTEGLLTLFAMRGLAELPLRAMLVAYEHHMKIDQTGYPRSVRPRTPSLFGRIVAVADGFDAATTKRSYQAQPWPADHVLREMRDNQTRGFDPLIVKAFISMTGIYPVGSLVILDSYELAVVVAASTRPDAMHQPTVRIIHDSMGIPLDPAPLLDLTQLNPATGEPLRSIIKTTDPERYGIHVGDYFV
- the trpA gene encoding tryptophan synthase subunit alpha; the protein is MTLADAFAACRAQGRAALIPYITAGHPSPADTPALLRMLAEEGADVIELGVPFSDPLADGPTIQRSSFQAIEQGVDLRWTLERLAEFRATHSTPVVIFTYLNPILRHGVARFLADAAHAGAQGVLVTDLPVGADPELEAAFAASPLDLIRLIAPTTLPARVRVIAAAARGFVYYVSRTGVTGAQMSLAAGLAAEVDAVRAATCVPVAVGFGISTPEQAAVVAANADGVVVGSALVDLLGRAGVEGARPLVRGLRAAVQRPG
- a CDS encoding methyl-accepting chemotaxis protein; translated protein: MDTEREMPSVMHRVLAGYARGVLYAGALLTVAVAVFYPPRTMAGWIAALAGTVAVALLRLGAVPLSKFAYVTMTVVPVAPLVMMGEPAAAVLAAYLGTVAGDALRRKDMAPTLINAGRESLAAVAGAGVFAAVVSIREQVYPSGIGSDVLSAEWIPTVVAFLLAYFAASRGLFYFSLAYRGKLSQAEWMIIFRYEVISAFLGIIAALAVAAALTMYGTHLGWAFILAFVIFAGLLARALVVEAIASEELRKVVAMEAVIAAGMTLRESLEQIERLAARLVEWRWLRIYAGDGNGLEPIYPSANGSGPLAEASDLHVEAAGRSEALVVADLRRDGRVDGEGARSLVLQPLQYGRTVLGVLEIAHHRPRAYGPSEVRLIERFGRQVSLALQLDSLVRPMTQSAGEVEGQLRELGGRLAELRASGVEVAEHAAAMGEQVADQGERTARGREVAAELAAAAEQMARDARSSADTSRDTGRMAVENRGAIEEAIGRLVELRDFVDLEAQELAGLERASERISSLVGSIGQIADQTNLLALNAAIEAARAGEQGRGFAVVADEVRNLADSSARAALEARDVVESVRGQVHAALGRMQAGSERVSGVGDLSRTALDSVQRIAAAAGESAELTTRMAGRAEEQRQRLAALLGEIATIAQLADRNGHGATGVATAAREQAETLAEVERAVAALGQVSVRLNTYIARFNEMGA